The following coding sequences lie in one Niabella agricola genomic window:
- a CDS encoding M60 family metallopeptidase: MKKQFKYVSLLMGLILIGFTACNKYGYNFADGYEEGLDKANMPGGQSDSLGKDLSKLNAARNFPGLVGDQEPRLNNVDVTVDFSARYVPGSDIRINASPQPWYSTGLYAPTGEPITIEAPQGISGIVAVIGGWTDNLNGVPATKRDPLIYNQLALQPGKNVIRNLYGGTLYLRTNGTVKELGAVSVKVSGAVRSPDFILGTSTDEDWNAQVRKSAVPWFQLRGRRIIFELPKIFLDKYPIANPTALMQEWDRIIAEDIYQWKGLEDISADSLNKAPNHAIRVIMDAQPRLTYAHNSFPVVMQMDENLFTSEIANYQALTTKGAWRTLYEIGRNNSTGFWQFNGLSATAGNLFSAKMANRLGINYANLVPAMKLAVDTGLWYTRQPKNYASQFNRDLSNRTNGDLIKLLPFVQLFEYYGYGLMRAIEYDARHYTEGALNDRQKMDYFFTKACDYTKTDLSAFFRAWSIQVSASVADSMEKKYPFMTKTVFLYNPITKTGVKDSLMPKPRELERTAWTVSGFCCQEATTAKLYAVNLLDGDINTRWQTRENHTPHTVTFDMGTIADVGGFYYVNGASTFRPRNIKVWVSWDNINWTQAYTGAGWDIGAGTVNTANFDGNKRYVGVRYIRFEAAFAYPASPVVNTVSTAEFGALRGISTGDKPQDPVYPPTAE; the protein is encoded by the coding sequence ATGAAGAAGCAATTTAAATATGTATCGCTGCTGATGGGTTTGATCCTTATCGGGTTTACAGCCTGTAACAAGTACGGGTACAATTTTGCCGATGGCTACGAGGAAGGATTAGACAAAGCCAATATGCCCGGGGGGCAATCTGACTCTTTGGGCAAGGATCTTTCAAAGCTGAATGCGGCCCGTAATTTTCCGGGACTGGTTGGGGATCAAGAACCCCGTTTGAATAATGTAGACGTGACCGTTGACTTTTCGGCGCGCTATGTACCCGGTTCAGACATCCGGATCAATGCCTCCCCGCAGCCCTGGTACAGCACCGGCCTGTATGCACCAACGGGTGAGCCCATTACCATTGAGGCGCCCCAGGGTATAAGTGGTATTGTGGCGGTGATCGGCGGATGGACCGATAATCTGAACGGCGTACCCGCCACCAAAAGAGACCCGTTGATTTATAACCAGCTGGCATTACAGCCGGGAAAAAATGTGATCCGGAATTTGTATGGAGGGACCCTGTATCTTAGAACCAACGGTACCGTAAAAGAGTTGGGTGCAGTTTCTGTAAAAGTTTCCGGCGCTGTGCGGTCTCCGGATTTTATTCTCGGAACTTCTACGGATGAAGATTGGAACGCGCAGGTACGGAAATCGGCGGTGCCCTGGTTTCAGTTGAGAGGAAGGCGCATTATTTTTGAACTGCCAAAGATCTTTTTGGACAAATATCCCATTGCCAATCCTACCGCGTTAATGCAGGAATGGGATCGCATCATTGCGGAAGATATTTATCAATGGAAAGGACTGGAAGACATTTCGGCGGACTCGCTGAACAAGGCGCCTAACCATGCCATACGCGTGATCATGGATGCCCAGCCGCGGTTAACATATGCACATAATTCTTTTCCGGTAGTAATGCAGATGGATGAAAACCTGTTTACCAGTGAAATTGCAAATTATCAGGCACTAACTACCAAGGGGGCCTGGAGAACACTGTATGAAATAGGCCGGAATAACAGCACGGGTTTCTGGCAGTTTAATGGCCTTAGTGCTACGGCGGGCAATTTATTTTCTGCTAAGATGGCTAACAGGCTGGGCATTAATTATGCCAACCTGGTTCCGGCCATGAAACTTGCCGTAGACACCGGGCTCTGGTATACCCGGCAGCCGAAGAACTATGCCAGTCAGTTCAACCGCGATCTGAGTAACCGGACTAACGGCGACCTGATTAAGTTGCTTCCCTTTGTACAGCTCTTTGAGTATTATGGCTATGGGTTAATGCGCGCTATTGAATACGACGCGCGCCATTATACAGAGGGCGCACTGAATGACCGGCAAAAAATGGATTACTTTTTTACAAAGGCCTGCGACTATACAAAGACAGATCTTTCCGCCTTTTTCAGGGCCTGGTCAATTCAGGTATCTGCGTCGGTAGCTGATTCAATGGAAAAGAAGTATCCGTTTATGACCAAGACGGTCTTCTTGTACAACCCCATTACCAAAACCGGTGTTAAAGATTCGCTGATGCCCAAGCCAAGAGAGCTGGAACGAACAGCCTGGACGGTGTCCGGTTTCTGTTGCCAGGAAGCTACAACAGCGAAGTTGTATGCTGTGAATTTACTCGATGGAGATATCAATACCCGTTGGCAAACAAGAGAGAATCACACACCGCATACGGTGACCTTCGATATGGGAACGATTGCGGATGTAGGCGGATTTTATTATGTAAACGGCGCCTCTACGTTCCGCCCGCGTAATATAAAAGTATGGGTGAGTTGGGATAATATTAACTGGACGCAGGCTTATACTGGTGCCGGATGGGATATCGGTGCGGGAACGGTAAACACAGCGAACTTTGACGGTAACAAACGGTATGTGGGCGTACGTTACATTCGCTTTGAAGCAGCATTTGCATACCCCGCGAGCCCGGTGGTTAATACGGTTTCAACAGCAGAGTTCGGAGCGCTGCGGGGCATTTCAACCGGCGACAAGCCACAGGATCCGGTGTACCCGCCAACCGCGGAATAA
- a CDS encoding DUF5008 domain-containing protein, protein MNQLSNSMRLSTALVLLLLAGAYCSKKNRESFSGAYKPAVKSYVKFSGAAPMPGSGFSGTLVKFKVAGLDSLVHLAPGDVQFLLNGIEAKIEQISPSDSTITIVVPDNASSGAATIVVKDRMYFGPQFKVKGDVWLDSTFNRLANDQQGNIVLGAGTNNTITRIYQEDIGTVQSIYIMGNFTQYNNLPSYDAPSATGVIPSRRSYVLKLNPADGAIKTDFAKGAGPSGIVMGLLPLTQYPGYLIYGDFALYNNRDGVNNMTRIYTNGMMDSVVQNVYNPNPLEPQYNVDTLPAFIGGFNDGVLKAFLDKNRRIISVGNFLNHRKNLYNLSTYTNVVRQITYMPNVGAMDQNGNLDTTYNYDRTRGQVLKGANEKITDAVQIRDGNSPYGKIIVVGGFTAFNNIPVQRIMMLDDNGQPDPSFKARANGAINRITYNPVTRKLLVMGIFTEFNGVATPTGIAMINEDGTTDFSFTIGELARTNSFGGNWISYAGQLNDGKIVIGGSFDKYKSPGTENFVTRQNFMILNADGTLAAGLNNTGAMSGTIFDILETKSGAKRALLLVGNFNLFDNETVGNIIRIGLEPK, encoded by the coding sequence ATGAATCAATTGAGTAATAGCATGCGTTTGTCAACGGCCCTGGTACTGCTGTTGCTGGCGGGAGCATACTGTTCTAAAAAGAACAGGGAAAGCTTTTCAGGCGCATATAAACCTGCGGTAAAATCCTATGTAAAGTTTTCCGGCGCTGCCCCCATGCCCGGCTCTGGATTTTCCGGAACACTGGTGAAATTTAAGGTGGCCGGATTAGACTCATTGGTCCACCTGGCTCCGGGGGATGTACAGTTCTTATTAAACGGGATTGAAGCTAAAATTGAGCAGATATCGCCATCCGATAGCACGATTACGATCGTGGTTCCGGATAATGCTTCCTCGGGTGCTGCTACCATTGTGGTAAAAGACCGGATGTATTTTGGTCCGCAGTTTAAGGTAAAAGGCGATGTATGGCTGGATTCTACCTTCAACCGGCTGGCCAATGATCAGCAGGGAAATATCGTGCTGGGCGCCGGTACTAATAATACCATTACAAGGATTTACCAGGAGGATATTGGCACGGTTCAGAGTATTTATATTATGGGCAACTTTACCCAGTATAATAACCTCCCATCCTATGATGCACCTTCCGCCACCGGGGTCATTCCATCCCGTAGAAGTTATGTCCTGAAGCTAAACCCCGCCGATGGGGCCATTAAGACCGATTTTGCCAAAGGAGCCGGACCCAGCGGTATTGTGATGGGACTCTTGCCGCTCACTCAATATCCCGGTTATCTTATTTATGGAGACTTTGCATTGTATAATAACCGCGACGGGGTAAACAATATGACCCGCATCTATACCAATGGTATGATGGATTCGGTAGTACAGAACGTGTATAACCCCAACCCGCTGGAGCCGCAATATAATGTAGACACACTTCCTGCTTTTATCGGCGGTTTTAATGACGGGGTATTGAAAGCATTCCTGGATAAGAACCGCCGCATTATCAGTGTTGGCAACTTTTTGAACCACCGGAAAAATCTCTATAATCTCTCTACCTATACGAATGTGGTGCGCCAGATTACGTATATGCCGAATGTGGGGGCGATGGATCAGAACGGAAACCTGGATACCACGTACAACTATGATCGTACCCGGGGACAGGTGTTGAAAGGTGCTAATGAGAAAATTACAGACGCCGTACAGATCCGGGATGGCAATTCGCCCTATGGTAAAATTATTGTAGTAGGTGGTTTTACAGCTTTCAATAATATTCCTGTACAACGGATCATGATGCTGGATGATAACGGCCAGCCGGATCCTTCCTTCAAGGCCCGGGCCAATGGCGCCATCAACAGGATTACATACAACCCGGTTACCCGGAAGTTGCTGGTGATGGGAATCTTTACCGAATTTAACGGAGTGGCTACGCCTACCGGTATCGCAATGATCAATGAGGACGGTACAACTGATTTTTCTTTTACCATAGGAGAATTGGCGCGTACCAATAGCTTTGGTGGGAACTGGATCTCGTATGCGGGACAACTGAATGATGGTAAGATCGTGATCGGTGGCAGTTTTGATAAGTACAAGTCACCCGGAACGGAAAATTTCGTAACCCGTCAGAACTTTATGATCCTGAACGCTGATGGCACCCTGGCAGCAGGCCTGAATAATACCGGGGCAATGAGCGGAACCATCTTCGATATCCTGGAAACAAAATCCGGCGCAAAACGAGCGCTGCTCCTTGTTGGAAATTTCAACCTGTTTGATAACGAAACCGTAGGTAATATCATCAGAATTGGTTTAGAACCAAAATAA
- a CDS encoding fasciclin domain-containing protein, producing MKSKLKYTLLGSILAVMLLATACQKEYYFDSGLSRPEFNGSMMEYLESKPILFDTLVQVIKLAGLESNFRDSSFTFFAPADSTINSTVQYFNFELKRLGEDTIAALSDLKPEFWKATLHNYIFRSVKGLEDYPQLDLLNKQAFPGEFSRSVGGRVMNIGGIFTSARGVKYQGYRYLNISYVPNEAAPYNSWISARVATCNIKPKNGIVHVLAYAPDANDRIDGIGYSPHYFGFNPVDAWVLARYYGIKKQTN from the coding sequence ATGAAAAGCAAATTGAAATATACATTATTGGGAAGTATACTGGCCGTAATGCTGCTGGCAACGGCCTGTCAAAAAGAGTACTATTTTGATTCCGGGCTGAGCCGGCCGGAATTTAACGGATCGATGATGGAATATCTGGAGTCAAAACCCATTCTTTTTGATACCCTGGTGCAGGTGATCAAACTGGCAGGTCTGGAATCCAATTTCCGCGACAGTAGTTTTACATTTTTTGCCCCGGCAGACTCCACCATTAACAGTACTGTACAGTACTTTAATTTTGAATTGAAACGCCTGGGAGAGGATACCATTGCGGCGCTTTCCGATCTGAAACCCGAATTCTGGAAAGCCACCCTCCACAATTATATCTTCCGGAGTGTAAAGGGGCTGGAAGACTATCCGCAGCTGGATCTGTTGAATAAACAGGCTTTCCCGGGGGAATTTTCCCGTTCTGTGGGTGGCCGTGTCATGAATATCGGGGGGATATTTACCAGTGCGCGCGGCGTTAAATACCAGGGGTACCGGTATCTGAATATTTCCTATGTGCCCAACGAGGCAGCACCTTACAATTCCTGGATATCGGCCCGGGTAGCCACCTGTAATATTAAACCCAAAAACGGAATCGTGCATGTACTGGCTTATGCACCGGATGCCAACGACAGGATCGACGGCATTGGATACTCGCCGCATTATTTTGGATTCAATCCTGTTGATGCCTGGGTGCTGGCAAGATATTATGGAATTAAAAAACAAACGAACTGA
- a CDS encoding RagB/SusD family nutrient uptake outer membrane protein has product MQHRKYVLMLLLIAGMMTGTGCKKFLNVDPVDSMSGNNFWKSKDDVEKFMTGAYILLRNYTCMDGYSLLAMADYRCTAWVPSTQGTGRLYISDLNNNRIKNVLSSTASTSGGYGDFDQSKNTFGFKNMSNWGYMYRIVTSANTVIANIDSKDILDITEEERKKYKAEAIFLRCLTYFLMVRHWGDVPYVTDPSDDTPHERMNQIEVFKNCLAALKATKNDLPWTYPDPTLRGVRAMRGGALALMMEMNMWMACFDADNEKTYYQETVNLGTELIDQNGGAYELLPLENFKEIFKGSSKESLFEIGQDYNFGETFGLLATIADIVLRTPYKKNVNVTYLYYATPYLMQLYEPEMNGQTDKRIDNWFEQPNMYNNTGQFVFKKFLNTFATQQETENPNDAKILFRYVDAYLLRAEALEKLGRYAEAIADVNVIRNRAGAELYTGLETNQFGQQLSDAIWWERERELMGESSTFYDLVRTKRILSGQYTPFPITFDEFLNGAWTYPIHQDVMLANPKVKPNPFWM; this is encoded by the coding sequence ATGCAACATAGAAAATATGTACTGATGCTGCTGCTGATAGCAGGAATGATGACCGGCACAGGTTGTAAGAAGTTTCTCAATGTAGATCCGGTAGACTCCATGTCTGGAAATAATTTCTGGAAAAGCAAGGATGATGTAGAAAAATTTATGACCGGGGCCTATATCCTGCTGCGCAATTACACATGTATGGACGGATATTCGCTGCTGGCGATGGCCGATTACCGGTGTACAGCCTGGGTGCCATCCACACAGGGAACCGGAAGGCTTTACATCAGCGATCTGAATAATAACCGGATCAAAAATGTATTGAGTTCCACTGCAAGCACCTCGGGTGGATACGGTGATTTCGATCAAAGCAAAAACACATTCGGGTTTAAAAATATGTCCAACTGGGGATATATGTACCGGATCGTTACATCGGCCAACACGGTTATCGCCAATATCGACAGCAAGGATATTCTGGATATAACGGAAGAAGAACGTAAAAAATACAAAGCAGAAGCAATCTTTCTCCGCTGTCTTACTTATTTCCTGATGGTACGTCATTGGGGAGATGTCCCTTATGTTACAGATCCTTCCGATGATACACCACATGAACGGATGAACCAGATAGAGGTGTTTAAGAATTGTCTGGCTGCATTGAAAGCCACGAAAAATGATCTGCCCTGGACCTATCCCGATCCTACCTTACGGGGCGTTCGCGCCATGCGCGGCGGGGCCCTGGCGCTGATGATGGAAATGAATATGTGGATGGCTTGTTTTGACGCAGATAATGAAAAAACTTATTATCAGGAAACCGTCAACCTGGGCACGGAACTGATCGATCAGAACGGCGGCGCATATGAGCTCTTACCCCTGGAAAACTTTAAAGAGATCTTTAAGGGCTCATCAAAAGAAAGCCTGTTTGAGATTGGCCAGGATTACAATTTTGGCGAAACCTTTGGGTTGCTGGCCACCATTGCCGATATCGTATTAAGAACGCCCTACAAGAAAAATGTAAACGTAACCTACCTGTATTATGCTACTCCGTACCTGATGCAACTCTACGAGCCGGAGATGAACGGCCAAACAGATAAACGGATCGACAATTGGTTTGAGCAGCCCAATATGTACAACAATACCGGCCAGTTTGTATTTAAAAAGTTCCTGAATACGTTTGCCACCCAGCAGGAAACTGAAAACCCGAACGATGCCAAGATCCTGTTCCGGTATGTGGATGCCTATCTGTTGCGGGCGGAAGCACTGGAGAAACTGGGACGCTATGCAGAAGCCATTGCAGATGTAAATGTAATCCGGAACCGGGCAGGGGCCGAATTGTACACAGGCCTCGAAACAAACCAGTTCGGGCAGCAGCTTTCCGACGCCATCTGGTGGGAGCGCGAACGTGAGCTGATGGGCGAAAGCTCCACCTTCTATGACCTGGTGCGGACCAAGCGGATATTGAGCGGGCAATACACGCCGTTTCCGATTACTTTCGATGAATTCCTGAACGGCGCCTGGACCTATCCGATCCATCAGGATGTGATGCTGGCCAATCCAAAAGTTAAACCCAATCCATTCTGGATGTAA
- a CDS encoding SusC/RagA family TonB-linked outer membrane protein — protein sequence MRILKGLLLTLFCFSVHLLYAQQVEIRGKVVDDKTQQPIEGVSVVVGNRGTHTDSLGQFSVKMTRTEILNFSYVEYKKQTYKLGSDENDLTIYLVSDDAKSAMNDVVVMGFAKKSKVLSTGSSVVITSDDIKDVPAANLADLLQGKVPGVNIQTNSGMPGARSSIFQRGLSSVDVSGSGNEAYLASTQPLIIIDGVPIDPNTDYEYGFATAGAGVSPLTLIPAEDIEDVQILKDAAAISVYGSRGAYGVWIINTKKGRSGKPEINYISNFFVSTVPKLRDIYGGRIERMTKIDQILRYNQYLSEYAGWAMVNANPYLSDSLNPYLNNSTNWQSYFFKSTNNQNHNLSIKGGDPSFNYKINLGYYNEKGIIENTGMSRYTLGMNTIYEPKSKKMKLTASINANNSIRNNGSGIGLLQTGVATSGMASTTLPPPSIYTENSDALAAFQIEEDNKTATIMSNLQFDLTILKNLRFQAQGSHSYSHSNSNTFYPSWLNSGSSYYLPTGTNPLAQYNTFSRIGNGYYNRNVLTYNKTFNQEKHYISAYAFSDLSVDMVRSNALLLYGAPNDYISGPIGYNLSNSRFGTNGVPRNSRVFGYGGNVSYAYEQRYVLELSYRIDGTSTNGPLSGYSHNPTASFKWNLYKEKFMQDVNWVDYASFRGSWGRNIVPQGDVYAIYGKYFPGGTYMGQPSVGLSFGTAPNPYFLPNTSNSWNGGLEAGFLKGKFAIEYDVYYRTVENMFRKVDIVTESGYGDKPTNEISMVNYGHELSLRFKPIQTKNFTWNMNINGAYNKNVLTHLPNDARQLVVNSTDVLGLPVLYRLGSNALTNYMFNTKGVYATDADVPVHPLTGQRQQINGRPLRGGDPIFADLNGDYVIDNNDRVAVGDPQPKVTGGFINNLTYKNWSMSLQWSYTLFRDVLNTPLAARFQYFYNPYSLSSLPLIDNYNYWKQPGDVATYPNPYSYEQNVAIGSYRYNQTLFMEDGSYFKLNTFTLSYSLNKDLISRIRLKTARVFFTGYNLWVISNYSGPNPENVSDLGRDQPNGYPNPRKFSLGINVTL from the coding sequence ATGAGGATATTGAAGGGCTTATTGCTTACACTTTTTTGTTTCTCAGTACACCTGCTGTATGCGCAACAGGTGGAAATACGTGGGAAGGTAGTAGACGATAAAACGCAGCAGCCGATAGAAGGTGTTTCTGTAGTGGTAGGCAACCGCGGCACACATACAGACTCGCTGGGACAGTTCTCCGTAAAGATGACCCGCACGGAAATTCTGAATTTTTCCTATGTGGAATACAAAAAGCAAACCTATAAGCTGGGCAGCGATGAAAATGATCTGACAATCTACCTGGTTTCGGATGATGCCAAGAGTGCCATGAACGATGTAGTGGTAATGGGATTTGCAAAAAAGAGTAAAGTACTCTCAACCGGGTCGTCGGTCGTAATTACCTCGGATGATATCAAGGACGTTCCCGCCGCCAACCTGGCAGACCTGTTGCAGGGAAAAGTGCCCGGGGTAAATATTCAAACCAACAGCGGGATGCCGGGTGCCCGTAGTTCGATTTTTCAGCGGGGTTTGAGTTCTGTAGATGTTTCCGGTTCTGGTAACGAAGCGTACCTGGCTTCCACCCAGCCGCTGATCATTATTGATGGTGTGCCGATTGATCCGAATACGGATTATGAGTATGGGTTTGCCACAGCAGGTGCGGGTGTGAGCCCCCTGACCCTGATTCCCGCAGAAGATATTGAGGATGTGCAGATCCTGAAAGACGCTGCCGCCATTTCGGTTTACGGATCGCGCGGCGCATATGGGGTCTGGATCATCAATACCAAGAAAGGACGCTCCGGGAAGCCCGAGATCAATTATATCTCCAACTTTTTTGTAAGCACTGTACCAAAATTACGGGATATATACGGGGGGCGTATTGAACGGATGACGAAGATCGATCAGATACTCCGGTATAACCAGTATCTTTCCGAGTATGCCGGGTGGGCAATGGTAAATGCAAACCCATATCTCTCTGACAGCCTGAATCCCTATCTCAATAACTCTACAAACTGGCAGTCTTATTTCTTCAAAAGCACCAACAACCAGAATCATAACCTGAGTATCAAAGGAGGAGACCCCAGCTTTAATTATAAAATAAACCTGGGATATTATAATGAAAAAGGGATTATTGAAAATACCGGGATGTCGCGGTATACCCTGGGGATGAATACCATCTATGAGCCTAAGTCTAAAAAGATGAAACTGACGGCCAGCATCAATGCCAATAATTCCATCCGTAATAACGGAAGTGGGATAGGGTTGCTGCAAACAGGTGTTGCTACCAGTGGTATGGCATCTACCACGCTGCCTCCTCCCAGTATTTATACGGAGAACAGTGATGCCCTCGCCGCCTTCCAGATCGAAGAAGATAACAAAACGGCCACCATCATGTCGAACCTGCAGTTCGATTTGACGATTCTTAAAAACCTGCGGTTCCAGGCACAAGGAAGCCATTCCTATTCGCATTCCAACAGTAATACATTCTACCCATCCTGGCTGAACAGTGGTAGTTCTTATTACCTGCCTACCGGCACAAACCCGCTGGCCCAGTACAATACGTTTTCAAGGATCGGCAACGGATATTATAACCGCAACGTGTTAACGTATAATAAAACCTTTAATCAGGAGAAACATTATATCAGTGCCTATGCATTCTCCGATCTTTCAGTAGATATGGTCCGTAGCAATGCATTGCTGCTATATGGTGCTCCTAATGATTATATTTCAGGTCCTATCGGTTATAACCTTTCCAATTCCCGTTTCGGAACCAATGGGGTACCCAGGAACAGCCGGGTATTTGGTTACGGAGGTAATGTGAGTTATGCATATGAGCAACGGTATGTGCTGGAGCTCAGCTACCGGATCGATGGTACTTCTACCAACGGGCCCTTGTCTGGCTACAGTCATAACCCTACCGCATCTTTTAAATGGAACCTGTACAAAGAAAAATTTATGCAGGATGTAAACTGGGTAGATTATGCTTCTTTCCGGGGAAGCTGGGGCCGGAACATTGTACCGCAGGGAGATGTTTATGCCATTTATGGAAAGTATTTCCCCGGAGGTACGTATATGGGACAACCTTCCGTGGGACTAAGTTTTGGTACAGCGCCCAACCCGTACTTCCTGCCCAATACCTCCAATTCCTGGAACGGCGGTTTGGAGGCCGGTTTCCTGAAAGGTAAGTTTGCAATTGAATACGACGTTTATTACCGTACTGTTGAAAACATGTTCCGGAAGGTAGACATTGTTACTGAATCCGGCTATGGCGATAAGCCCACCAACGAGATCAGTATGGTAAACTATGGACATGAATTGTCGTTGCGTTTCAAGCCCATTCAAACCAAAAACTTTACCTGGAACATGAACATAAACGGCGCGTATAATAAAAACGTGCTCACGCACCTGCCCAATGATGCACGGCAACTGGTGGTCAATTCTACAGACGTTTTAGGGCTTCCTGTTTTGTACCGTCTTGGAAGCAATGCGCTCACCAATTATATGTTTAATACCAAGGGCGTTTATGCAACAGATGCAGATGTGCCGGTGCATCCGCTTACCGGACAGCGGCAGCAGATCAACGGTCGTCCGTTGAGAGGCGGGGACCCGATTTTTGCGGATCTGAATGGGGATTATGTAATCGACAATAATGACCGGGTAGCCGTGGGTGACCCGCAACCGAAAGTAACCGGGGGCTTTATCAATAACCTTACGTATAAAAACTGGTCCATGTCCCTGCAATGGTCGTACACCCTGTTCCGGGATGTGCTCAACACGCCGTTGGCCGCACGGTTCCAGTATTTTTATAATCCTTATTCTTTATCCTCACTGCCCTTGATTGATAATTATAATTACTGGAAGCAACCGGGTGATGTGGCTACTTATCCCAATCCTTATTCTTATGAGCAAAACGTGGCCATCGGATCCTATCGCTACAATCAAACCCTGTTTATGGAAGACGGATCTTATTTTAAGCTCAACACATTTACGCTTAGCTATAGTTTAAATAAGGACCTCATCAGCAGGATCCGCCTGAAAACGGCAAGGGTGTTTTTTACGGGGTATAATCTTTGGGTGATTTCCAATTATTCCGGGCCCAACCCGGAGAACGTTTCCGATCTGGGCCGGGATCAGCCAAACGGGTATCCGAACCCTCGTAAATTTTCTCTTGGTATTAACGTGACTTTATAA
- a CDS encoding DUF5007 domain-containing protein has product MNKTSFVAILLVLITGTSCKKLLPSQLDAIDRSATFLSTNFSPILGRNYIARNPFSYGQSTLPLDFEIVNMRRFNGEPAPELTDDIYPVTVWKTTGAGSYTGTETSLAEIEAKRTIENHRIFEMRKNSGDVVVWGDVNTSKLRTRPDSGYVFDVKVSNSGATRYFYNLRFMPYKPVPHDPHNYDLNTGMASGPALNANTSGISLINFARSKDNVAMSATEVDVYFNKLVGGSGNTLTFKFLDSAYAPINPRLFNQTQWDRLVHGFDMKLTDTEVKYTVAYPIPLTSTPTPYTNGNGSRAAVKFGYYRLGPGGFGVTASLGFNFAIYQKGDWEIAFHFKNTSPKFTND; this is encoded by the coding sequence ATGAACAAAACTTCTTTTGTAGCGATATTGCTGGTACTGATAACAGGAACATCCTGTAAAAAGCTGCTTCCAAGTCAACTGGATGCAATCGATCGGTCGGCTACATTTTTGTCAACCAATTTTTCGCCCATCCTGGGCCGGAACTATATCGCCAGAAATCCGTTCAGCTATGGCCAGTCGACCCTGCCGCTGGATTTTGAAATTGTGAACATGCGAAGGTTTAACGGCGAGCCGGCTCCGGAATTAACCGATGATATTTACCCGGTTACTGTTTGGAAAACCACCGGTGCCGGATCGTATACCGGTACAGAAACTTCATTGGCGGAGATCGAAGCCAAACGTACGATCGAAAATCACCGCATCTTCGAAATGCGTAAAAATTCGGGCGACGTAGTGGTATGGGGTGATGTGAATACATCAAAGCTCAGAACGCGGCCCGATTCCGGTTATGTGTTTGATGTAAAAGTATCCAATAGCGGCGCCACCCGTTATTTTTATAACCTGCGTTTTATGCCTTACAAACCCGTGCCGCATGACCCGCATAATTACGACCTGAACACCGGTATGGCTTCCGGGCCGGCACTGAATGCAAATACCAGCGGTATTTCGCTGATCAACTTTGCAAGAAGCAAGGATAATGTAGCGATGTCTGCTACGGAGGTAGACGTATATTTTAATAAACTGGTGGGGGGCAGCGGCAATACGCTGACGTTTAAATTTCTCGATTCCGCTTATGCACCGATCAACCCCAGGTTGTTTAATCAAACCCAATGGGATCGCCTGGTGCACGGCTTTGATATGAAACTAACCGATACAGAAGTAAAATATACGGTAGCCTATCCCATTCCGCTCACATCAACGCCTACGCCGTATACCAATGGGAACGGCAGCCGGGCTGCAGTGAAATTTGGGTATTACCGCCTCGGACCCGGTGGCTTCGGTGTAACGGCGTCTCTGGGATTCAATTTTGCTATATATCAAAAGGGAGATTGGGAGATTGCCTTCCACTTTAAGAATACGTCACCCAAATTCACGAATGATTAA